One window of the Dreissena polymorpha isolate Duluth1 chromosome 5, UMN_Dpol_1.0, whole genome shotgun sequence genome contains the following:
- the LOC127832522 gene encoding G-protein coupled receptor dmsr-1-like, whose translation MNLSDFGLGALNLSTRSRLMMFNKTYADAHGYVSVCVCVFGIVTNLFNVSVLTRKHMGTPVNQILTWLAVSDLLTMVSYIPFALHFYCQFPNGDEQLHERNSHAWMSFLVFHINITSTTHTISIWMCVTLAIIRYIHITNPTKTNGFRLKRIQQTRIVIIIVYISSAVVLIPNYLSNELHETLQGNKTIYYLEDLKLGRPGTESTVLINVWMYAMIAKLVPCLLMSIFGGLLVYNIHVKIRHRRKVLQISGKSSIRLSEHSRTTKMLITVITLFIVTELPQGVLIVCSACIDNFFDNVYQPLGDVMDIMALVNNSINFVLYCSMSTKFRQTFVNLYFCAGRRGRTTSYNGVALTDKRIRRFDSNSNNNMLLHS comes from the exons ATGAATCTCTCAGACTTCGGCTTAGGGGCTCTGAATCTCTCCACGAGAAGTCGCCTGATGATGTTCAACAAGACCTACGCTGACGCCCATGGTTACGTtagcgtgtgtgtgtgcgtgtttgggATTGTAACTAATCTCTTCAACGTTTCCG TTCTGACACGTAAGCACATGGGGACACCGGTAAACCAAATTCTTACATGGCTCGCCGTGTCGGATCTTCTTACCATGGTGTCGTACATTCCGTTCGCTCTCCATTTCTACTGTCAGTTCCCTAATGGGGATGAACAGCTTCATGAACGCAACAGCCATGCCTGGATGTCTTTCTTGGTGTTCCATATCAACATAACGTCAACCACCCATACAATATCAATATGGATGTGCGTGACATTAGCCATCATTCGATATATCCACATAACAAACCCGACAAAGACGAATGGTTTTCGGCTAAAGCGGATTCAACAAACCCGGATTGTGATAATAATAGTTTACATTTCATCTGCAGTCGTTTTGATTCCAAATTACCTTAGCAACGAACTTCACGAGACACTACAGGGtaataaaactatatattatCTTGAAGATCTCAAGCTAGGGCGGCCAGGCACGGAGTCCACAGTGCTAATTAACGTCTGGATGTATGCAATGATCGCTAAGTTAGTACCGTGTCTGCTTATGTCAATATTTGGTGGTTTGCTGGTGTACAACATTCATGTCAAAATTCGCCACCGTCGGAAAGTTTTGCAGATATCAGGGAAAAGTAGTATACGATTGTCAGAGCATTCACGCACGACGAAAATGTTAATAACTGTGATAACGTTATTTATAGTAACAGAACTCCCACAAGGCGTTTTAATTGTGTGCAGCGCGTGCATAGACAATTTTTTTGACAATGTGTATCAACCATTAGGAGACGTCATGGATATTATGGCTCTGGTGAACAATTCAATTAATTTCGTTCTCTATTGCTCAATGAGTACAAAGTTTCGCCAAACATTTGTGAATTTGTATTTTTGTGCGGGGCGACGAGGAAGAACAACTTCGTATAATGGTGTTGCATTGACCGACAAGAGAATACGGCGTTTTGATTCAAACAGTAACAATAACATGCTGCTACACTCATGA